A single genomic interval of Lathyrus oleraceus cultivar Zhongwan6 chromosome 7, CAAS_Psat_ZW6_1.0, whole genome shotgun sequence harbors:
- the LOC127108506 gene encoding putative disease resistance protein RGA3 isoform X1, translating into MDSTVSGLLTNMLDRLVTTAFHNISMAKGLQTDITNLQNTLTIINAFILDAENKQTQSNSISLWLHQLKYVLLDARDILDEIEYESLRNQVLKANGTFTTKVQRFLSPSSNPLAFRVKMAHKIKHVNDRIDEVASLRMKLGLSVSENHHASGSGSGNSSTRVRRETHSYVRSSHVIGRDGEKEKVIRFLMAPPLGSDDDEIDVIPIIGIGGLGKTTLAQLVYNDDRVIEFFDLRMWVFVSDVFDVKRLVLEILKAMHGMEMDTHMYSFDQLQNLLRERLWGKKFLLVLDDVWNEDYREWLELKRLLLGMHDGGDDKLGNKIITTTRSDRVASIMGNANKHNLRYLPEEDCLRLFVKCAFPEGEGKQHPRLVEIGKDIARKCKGLPLAVISLGCLLYSKPNESEWKKVRDSEFWKVNPEDDDGILAALKLSYNHLSSGLKQCFAYCSVFPKGYEYTNLELISFWMAHGLLQPKNEDEEPEDLGEFYIQELVSRSFFECASEEQLVIDGLISEELELLGISFFKMHDLVHDLTVFTMQNERAVVKFNSTNVKEKVQHLSFSDSGGGVPTIGKVSSKIRTIGFWHAGQKELAITELFFKWISNNKFKYLRVLNIQGSNFQFLPDCFNKMKHLRYLDLSYCQRLEKLPDSICHLQSLEVLNLWRCVALAYIPTKLRNLVSLRILWITTQVADLSFIGIGNLKYLRILILWNCDNLVFLPRDLRHLTALKKLTIEACVKVISFEDHEEEEEENENYTLKLERFSIDKLPNLTGLPSWLRRCGKTLRYMGLSECSSLMALPEWLVNLTSLETLLIADCRKLTLPQHMDRLQNLQNLKIYGCPQLVERCKQTTGCDWYKIAHIPNVEIGSD; encoded by the exons ATGGATTCAACAGTCTCAGGGTTGTTAACAAACATGTTAGACAGACTAGTCACAACTGCTTTTCACAATATTTCAATGGCAAAGGGTCTTCAAACTGACATAACCAATCTCCAAAACACTCTCACCATCATCAATGCCTTCATTCTCGATGCTGAAAACAAGCAAACTCAAAGCAACTCTATTTCTCTCTGGCTTCACCAGCTCAAATATGTTTTACTAGACGCCCGTGATATTCTTGATGAGATTGAATATGAATCTTTGAGGAATCAAGTTCTCAAAGCTAATGGAACGTTTACTACAAAGGTACAACGTTTTCTCTCACCCTCTAGTAATCCTCTTGCATTTCGTGTTAAAATGGCTCATAAGATCAAACATGTGAATGATAGGATAGATGAGGTTGCTTCTCTTAGGATGAAACTGGGTCTCTCGGTATCAGAGAATCATCATGCAAGTGGTAGTGGTAGTGGAAATAGTAGTACTAGGGTAAGGAGAGAGACTCATTCTTATGTTAGATCTTCTCATGTGATTGGTAGAGATGGAGAGAAAGAAAAGGTTATTAGGTTTCTGATGGCTCCGCCATTAGGTAGTGATGATGATGAGATTGATGTTATTCCGATTATTGGAATTGGAGGGTTGGGAAAAACAACACTTGCTCAATTGGTTTATAATGATGATAGGGTGATTGAGTTTTTCGATTTGCGTATGTGGGTGTTTGTTTCTGATGTTTTTGATGTTAAGAGGTTAGTGTTGGAGATTCTTAAAGCTATGCATGGAATGGAAATGGATACTCATATGTATAGTTTTGATCAATTGCAAAATTTGCTTCGAGAAAGGTTATGGGGGAAGAAGTTTTTACTTGTTCTAGATGATGTTTGGAATGAGGATTATAGAGAGTGGCTTGAATTGAAAAGGCTTTTACTAGGGATGCATGATGGTGGAGATGATAAACTCGGTAATAAGATTATCACGACCACTCGTAGTGACAGGGTTGCTTCGATTATGGGGAATGCTAATAAGCATAACTTGAGGTATCTTCCAGAAGAAGATTGTTTAAGGCTTTTTGTTAAGTGTGCATTTCCAGAAGGAGAGGGGAAACAGCACCCGAGGCTTGTGGAGATTGGGAAGGACATTGCCAGAAAGTGTAAAGGGTTGCCCTTAGCGGTGATAAGTTTAGGGTGCTTGCTTTATTCGAAACCTAATGAAAGCGAGTGGAAGAAAGTAAGAGATAGTGAATTTTGGAAAGTGAACCCGGAAGATGATGATGGCATTTTGGCTGCGTTGAAACTAAGCTATAATCACTTGTCATCTGGTTTGAAACAATGTTTCGCTTATTGTTCGGTTTTTCCTAAGGGTTATGAGTATACTAATTTGGAGCTGATTTCATTTTGGATGGCCCATGGATTACTGCAACCGaaaaatgaagatgaagaaccagAAGATCTTGGGGAGTTTTATATTCAAGAGCTAGTTTCGAGGTCTTTCTTTGAATGTGCTTCTGAAGAACAACTGGTTATTGACGGTCTTATTTCCGAAGAGCTTGAACTTCTAGGCATCTCGTTTTTCAAAATGCACGATCTTGTTCACGACCTTACCGTGTTCACAATGCAAAATGAAAGGGCAGTAGTAAAATTTAATTCAACAAATGTTAAAGAAAAAGTTCAGCATTTATCATTTTCAGACAGTGGTGGAGGAGTTCCTACAATTGGTAAAGTGTCGAGTAAGATCCGAACCATTGGATTCTGGCACGCGGGTCAAAAGGAACTTGCAATCACCGAACTGTTTTTCAAATGGATCTCCAACAACAAGTTCAAGTACCTCAGGGTGTTGAATATTCAAGGTTCTAATTTCCAGTTCTTGCCGGATTGTTTCAACAAAATGAAGCATTTGAGGTATCTTGATCTAAGCTATTGCCAGAGGTTGGAAAAACTCCCAGATTCCATTTGCCATCTTCAAAGTCTAGAGGTATTAAATCTCTGGAGATGTGTAGCACTTGCATATATTCCCACAAAATTGAGGAATCTTGTCAGCCTTAGGATTTTGTGGATTACAACACAAGTCGCTGATCTGTCTTTCATAGGTATCGGGAACTTGAAATATCTACGAATTTTAATTTTGTGGAATTGTGATAATTTGGTCTTCCTACCACGCGATTTGAGGCACCTGACTGCTTTAAAGAAACTGACGATTGAGGCTTGCGTAAAGGTGATAAGTTTTGAGGatcatgaagaagaagaagaagaaaatgaaaaCTACACCTTGAAACTTGAACGATTTTCAATAGACAAGTTACCCAATTTGACAGGATTACCTAGTTGGCTTAGAAGATGTGGTAAAACTTTGAGGTACATGGGCCTTTCAGAGTGTTCGAGTCTAATGGCATTGCCCGAATGGTTGGTAAATCTAACATCACTTGAGACGCTTCTAATTGCTGATTGTCGAAAGTTGACATTACCGCAGCATATGGATCGTCTTCAAAACCTTCAGAATTTAAAGATATATGGATGTCCTCAGCTAGTTGAGAGATGCAAACAAACTACAGGTTGCGACTGGTACAAGATAGCTCATATTCCAAATGTTGAA ATTGGTAGCGATTAG
- the LOC127108506 gene encoding putative disease resistance protein RGA3 isoform X2, whose protein sequence is MERLLQRIDEVASLRMKLGLSVSENHHASGSGSGNSSTRVRRETHSYVRSSHVIGRDGEKEKVIRFLMAPPLGSDDDEIDVIPIIGIGGLGKTTLAQLVYNDDRVIEFFDLRMWVFVSDVFDVKRLVLEILKAMHGMEMDTHMYSFDQLQNLLRERLWGKKFLLVLDDVWNEDYREWLELKRLLLGMHDGGDDKLGNKIITTTRSDRVASIMGNANKHNLRYLPEEDCLRLFVKCAFPEGEGKQHPRLVEIGKDIARKCKGLPLAVISLGCLLYSKPNESEWKKVRDSEFWKVNPEDDDGILAALKLSYNHLSSGLKQCFAYCSVFPKGYEYTNLELISFWMAHGLLQPKNEDEEPEDLGEFYIQELVSRSFFECASEEQLVIDGLISEELELLGISFFKMHDLVHDLTVFTMQNERAVVKFNSTNVKEKVQHLSFSDSGGGVPTIGKVSSKIRTIGFWHAGQKELAITELFFKWISNNKFKYLRVLNIQGSNFQFLPDCFNKMKHLRYLDLSYCQRLEKLPDSICHLQSLEVLNLWRCVALAYIPTKLRNLVSLRILWITTQVADLSFIGIGNLKYLRILILWNCDNLVFLPRDLRHLTALKKLTIEACVKVISFEDHEEEEEENENYTLKLERFSIDKLPNLTGLPSWLRRCGKTLRYMGLSECSSLMALPEWLVNLTSLETLLIADCRKLTLPQHMDRLQNLQNLKIYGCPQLVERCKQTTGCDWYKIAHIPNVEIGSD, encoded by the exons ATGGAACGTTTACTACAAAG GATAGATGAGGTTGCTTCTCTTAGGATGAAACTGGGTCTCTCGGTATCAGAGAATCATCATGCAAGTGGTAGTGGTAGTGGAAATAGTAGTACTAGGGTAAGGAGAGAGACTCATTCTTATGTTAGATCTTCTCATGTGATTGGTAGAGATGGAGAGAAAGAAAAGGTTATTAGGTTTCTGATGGCTCCGCCATTAGGTAGTGATGATGATGAGATTGATGTTATTCCGATTATTGGAATTGGAGGGTTGGGAAAAACAACACTTGCTCAATTGGTTTATAATGATGATAGGGTGATTGAGTTTTTCGATTTGCGTATGTGGGTGTTTGTTTCTGATGTTTTTGATGTTAAGAGGTTAGTGTTGGAGATTCTTAAAGCTATGCATGGAATGGAAATGGATACTCATATGTATAGTTTTGATCAATTGCAAAATTTGCTTCGAGAAAGGTTATGGGGGAAGAAGTTTTTACTTGTTCTAGATGATGTTTGGAATGAGGATTATAGAGAGTGGCTTGAATTGAAAAGGCTTTTACTAGGGATGCATGATGGTGGAGATGATAAACTCGGTAATAAGATTATCACGACCACTCGTAGTGACAGGGTTGCTTCGATTATGGGGAATGCTAATAAGCATAACTTGAGGTATCTTCCAGAAGAAGATTGTTTAAGGCTTTTTGTTAAGTGTGCATTTCCAGAAGGAGAGGGGAAACAGCACCCGAGGCTTGTGGAGATTGGGAAGGACATTGCCAGAAAGTGTAAAGGGTTGCCCTTAGCGGTGATAAGTTTAGGGTGCTTGCTTTATTCGAAACCTAATGAAAGCGAGTGGAAGAAAGTAAGAGATAGTGAATTTTGGAAAGTGAACCCGGAAGATGATGATGGCATTTTGGCTGCGTTGAAACTAAGCTATAATCACTTGTCATCTGGTTTGAAACAATGTTTCGCTTATTGTTCGGTTTTTCCTAAGGGTTATGAGTATACTAATTTGGAGCTGATTTCATTTTGGATGGCCCATGGATTACTGCAACCGaaaaatgaagatgaagaaccagAAGATCTTGGGGAGTTTTATATTCAAGAGCTAGTTTCGAGGTCTTTCTTTGAATGTGCTTCTGAAGAACAACTGGTTATTGACGGTCTTATTTCCGAAGAGCTTGAACTTCTAGGCATCTCGTTTTTCAAAATGCACGATCTTGTTCACGACCTTACCGTGTTCACAATGCAAAATGAAAGGGCAGTAGTAAAATTTAATTCAACAAATGTTAAAGAAAAAGTTCAGCATTTATCATTTTCAGACAGTGGTGGAGGAGTTCCTACAATTGGTAAAGTGTCGAGTAAGATCCGAACCATTGGATTCTGGCACGCGGGTCAAAAGGAACTTGCAATCACCGAACTGTTTTTCAAATGGATCTCCAACAACAAGTTCAAGTACCTCAGGGTGTTGAATATTCAAGGTTCTAATTTCCAGTTCTTGCCGGATTGTTTCAACAAAATGAAGCATTTGAGGTATCTTGATCTAAGCTATTGCCAGAGGTTGGAAAAACTCCCAGATTCCATTTGCCATCTTCAAAGTCTAGAGGTATTAAATCTCTGGAGATGTGTAGCACTTGCATATATTCCCACAAAATTGAGGAATCTTGTCAGCCTTAGGATTTTGTGGATTACAACACAAGTCGCTGATCTGTCTTTCATAGGTATCGGGAACTTGAAATATCTACGAATTTTAATTTTGTGGAATTGTGATAATTTGGTCTTCCTACCACGCGATTTGAGGCACCTGACTGCTTTAAAGAAACTGACGATTGAGGCTTGCGTAAAGGTGATAAGTTTTGAGGatcatgaagaagaagaagaagaaaatgaaaaCTACACCTTGAAACTTGAACGATTTTCAATAGACAAGTTACCCAATTTGACAGGATTACCTAGTTGGCTTAGAAGATGTGGTAAAACTTTGAGGTACATGGGCCTTTCAGAGTGTTCGAGTCTAATGGCATTGCCCGAATGGTTGGTAAATCTAACATCACTTGAGACGCTTCTAATTGCTGATTGTCGAAAGTTGACATTACCGCAGCATATGGATCGTCTTCAAAACCTTCAGAATTTAAAGATATATGGATGTCCTCAGCTAGTTGAGAGATGCAAACAAACTACAGGTTGCGACTGGTACAAGATAGCTCATATTCCAAATGTTGAA ATTGGTAGCGATTAG
- the LOC127108505 gene encoding probable protein phosphatase 2C 28: MNAHANLHKRKSSLIADGNHAAAAAFKTSRKGSYVDSLERKDDAVVDDNNNNEEKAGGEDGDDEKNKPSTRCFSHGCHLMEGEMNHGMEDYVFAQHRKLNGYDLGLYAIFDGHAGRDVAKYLQNHLFENILNEPDLWENPVHAVKKACKATDDEILENIADWRGGSTAVAAILINGVKLIVINVGDSRAISCKNGIAKQLTVDHEPEKERDLVERRGGFVSKRPGNVARVDGELAMTRAFGDGKLKEHITAKPDVMINKIDDDTEFIVLASDGLWKVMTNQEACDCIKDFDDAQKAAKKLVKEAKSMGSYDDISCIVVMF; encoded by the exons ATGAATGCTCATGCTAACTTGCATAAGAGAAAATCTTCCTTGATTGCTGATGGGAATCATGCTGCTGCTGCTGCTTTTAAG ACATCAAGGAAGGGAAGCTATGTGGACTCTCTTGAAAGAAaggacgatgctgttgttgatgatAACAACAACAATGAAGAAAAAGCTGGAGGAGAAGATGGTGATGATGAGAAGAATAAGCCTTCTACTCGATGTTTCAGCCATGGATGTCATTTAATGGAAGGAGAAATGAACCATGGAATGGAAGACTATGTTTTTGCTCAACACAGGAAACTCAACGGTTACGATTTAGGATTGTACGCAATATTCGATGGACACGCAGGTCGTGACGTTGCAAAATATTTGCAAAACCATCTATTTGAAAATATACTGAATGAG CCTGATTTGTGGGAAAATCCAGTGCATGCTGTTAAGAAAGCATGTAAAGCTACCGACGACGAGATATTGGAAAACATAGCTGATTGGAGGGGAGGATCAACCGCTGTGGCAGCAATACTAATTAATGGAGTAAAGCTAATTGTAATCAATGTTGGCGATTCTCGCGCAATATCGTGTAAAAACGGTATTGCGAAACAGCTTACGGTGGATCATGAACCGGAGAAGGAGAGAGATCTGGTTGAGAGAAGAGGAGGTTTTGTGTCTAAGAGACCTG GGAATGTTGCAAGAGTAGATGGAGAGTTAGCTATGACAAGAGCATTTGGAGATGGAAAACTGAAAGAGCACATCACAGCAAAACCAGATGTGATGATTAACAAGATTGATGATGACACTGAATTCATCGTTTTGGCAAGTGATGGTTTGTGGAAG GTGATGACAAATCAAGAGGCTTGTGATTGTATTAAGGATTTTGATGATGCTCAAAAAGCAGCTAAAAAGTTAGTGAAAGAAGCCAAATCTATGGGAAGCTACGATGATATTTCATGCATAGTTGTTATGTTCTAG
- the LOC127108506 gene encoding putative disease resistance protein RGA3 isoform X3 codes for MKLGLSVSENHHASGSGSGNSSTRVRRETHSYVRSSHVIGRDGEKEKVIRFLMAPPLGSDDDEIDVIPIIGIGGLGKTTLAQLVYNDDRVIEFFDLRMWVFVSDVFDVKRLVLEILKAMHGMEMDTHMYSFDQLQNLLRERLWGKKFLLVLDDVWNEDYREWLELKRLLLGMHDGGDDKLGNKIITTTRSDRVASIMGNANKHNLRYLPEEDCLRLFVKCAFPEGEGKQHPRLVEIGKDIARKCKGLPLAVISLGCLLYSKPNESEWKKVRDSEFWKVNPEDDDGILAALKLSYNHLSSGLKQCFAYCSVFPKGYEYTNLELISFWMAHGLLQPKNEDEEPEDLGEFYIQELVSRSFFECASEEQLVIDGLISEELELLGISFFKMHDLVHDLTVFTMQNERAVVKFNSTNVKEKVQHLSFSDSGGGVPTIGKVSSKIRTIGFWHAGQKELAITELFFKWISNNKFKYLRVLNIQGSNFQFLPDCFNKMKHLRYLDLSYCQRLEKLPDSICHLQSLEVLNLWRCVALAYIPTKLRNLVSLRILWITTQVADLSFIGIGNLKYLRILILWNCDNLVFLPRDLRHLTALKKLTIEACVKVISFEDHEEEEEENENYTLKLERFSIDKLPNLTGLPSWLRRCGKTLRYMGLSECSSLMALPEWLVNLTSLETLLIADCRKLTLPQHMDRLQNLQNLKIYGCPQLVERCKQTTGCDWYKIAHIPNVEIGSD; via the exons ATGAAACTGGGTCTCTCGGTATCAGAGAATCATCATGCAAGTGGTAGTGGTAGTGGAAATAGTAGTACTAGGGTAAGGAGAGAGACTCATTCTTATGTTAGATCTTCTCATGTGATTGGTAGAGATGGAGAGAAAGAAAAGGTTATTAGGTTTCTGATGGCTCCGCCATTAGGTAGTGATGATGATGAGATTGATGTTATTCCGATTATTGGAATTGGAGGGTTGGGAAAAACAACACTTGCTCAATTGGTTTATAATGATGATAGGGTGATTGAGTTTTTCGATTTGCGTATGTGGGTGTTTGTTTCTGATGTTTTTGATGTTAAGAGGTTAGTGTTGGAGATTCTTAAAGCTATGCATGGAATGGAAATGGATACTCATATGTATAGTTTTGATCAATTGCAAAATTTGCTTCGAGAAAGGTTATGGGGGAAGAAGTTTTTACTTGTTCTAGATGATGTTTGGAATGAGGATTATAGAGAGTGGCTTGAATTGAAAAGGCTTTTACTAGGGATGCATGATGGTGGAGATGATAAACTCGGTAATAAGATTATCACGACCACTCGTAGTGACAGGGTTGCTTCGATTATGGGGAATGCTAATAAGCATAACTTGAGGTATCTTCCAGAAGAAGATTGTTTAAGGCTTTTTGTTAAGTGTGCATTTCCAGAAGGAGAGGGGAAACAGCACCCGAGGCTTGTGGAGATTGGGAAGGACATTGCCAGAAAGTGTAAAGGGTTGCCCTTAGCGGTGATAAGTTTAGGGTGCTTGCTTTATTCGAAACCTAATGAAAGCGAGTGGAAGAAAGTAAGAGATAGTGAATTTTGGAAAGTGAACCCGGAAGATGATGATGGCATTTTGGCTGCGTTGAAACTAAGCTATAATCACTTGTCATCTGGTTTGAAACAATGTTTCGCTTATTGTTCGGTTTTTCCTAAGGGTTATGAGTATACTAATTTGGAGCTGATTTCATTTTGGATGGCCCATGGATTACTGCAACCGaaaaatgaagatgaagaaccagAAGATCTTGGGGAGTTTTATATTCAAGAGCTAGTTTCGAGGTCTTTCTTTGAATGTGCTTCTGAAGAACAACTGGTTATTGACGGTCTTATTTCCGAAGAGCTTGAACTTCTAGGCATCTCGTTTTTCAAAATGCACGATCTTGTTCACGACCTTACCGTGTTCACAATGCAAAATGAAAGGGCAGTAGTAAAATTTAATTCAACAAATGTTAAAGAAAAAGTTCAGCATTTATCATTTTCAGACAGTGGTGGAGGAGTTCCTACAATTGGTAAAGTGTCGAGTAAGATCCGAACCATTGGATTCTGGCACGCGGGTCAAAAGGAACTTGCAATCACCGAACTGTTTTTCAAATGGATCTCCAACAACAAGTTCAAGTACCTCAGGGTGTTGAATATTCAAGGTTCTAATTTCCAGTTCTTGCCGGATTGTTTCAACAAAATGAAGCATTTGAGGTATCTTGATCTAAGCTATTGCCAGAGGTTGGAAAAACTCCCAGATTCCATTTGCCATCTTCAAAGTCTAGAGGTATTAAATCTCTGGAGATGTGTAGCACTTGCATATATTCCCACAAAATTGAGGAATCTTGTCAGCCTTAGGATTTTGTGGATTACAACACAAGTCGCTGATCTGTCTTTCATAGGTATCGGGAACTTGAAATATCTACGAATTTTAATTTTGTGGAATTGTGATAATTTGGTCTTCCTACCACGCGATTTGAGGCACCTGACTGCTTTAAAGAAACTGACGATTGAGGCTTGCGTAAAGGTGATAAGTTTTGAGGatcatgaagaagaagaagaagaaaatgaaaaCTACACCTTGAAACTTGAACGATTTTCAATAGACAAGTTACCCAATTTGACAGGATTACCTAGTTGGCTTAGAAGATGTGGTAAAACTTTGAGGTACATGGGCCTTTCAGAGTGTTCGAGTCTAATGGCATTGCCCGAATGGTTGGTAAATCTAACATCACTTGAGACGCTTCTAATTGCTGATTGTCGAAAGTTGACATTACCGCAGCATATGGATCGTCTTCAAAACCTTCAGAATTTAAAGATATATGGATGTCCTCAGCTAGTTGAGAGATGCAAACAAACTACAGGTTGCGACTGGTACAAGATAGCTCATATTCCAAATGTTGAA ATTGGTAGCGATTAG